A window of Chloroflexaceae bacterium genomic DNA:
GATCATGATCCTCCCCGTCATCGCTATGGCCATTATCCTGGAACGTTACATCGCACGCGGCCTGCTCGTCGGCGCCATCAAAGGCTAGGCCGCTACCAGCACCCGGCTGCCAAACGAGCCGGCAGATTGTTGCCGACGCGCGCCACGGCGATGCCTCTCCCCTGAGTCACTGCTATGCTTAAGTATCGTCTGCTTCATCCGCAGCTACTCAGCGCACTCGGCCGCGCCGGACATGGCAGTCGCATCCTGATTGCCGACTCCAATTATCCGGTCATCACCGGCGCGCCGCCAGCGGCTGAGCATATCTACCTCAACCTGGCACCAGGCCTGATCGCAGCCACGGATGTGCTCAAAGTCCTGCTCGACGCCATCCCCATCGAGGCTGCTATGGCGATGTTGAGGGAGGACGGAGGCGAGCCGTCC
This region includes:
- a CDS encoding RbsD/FucU family protein, with the translated sequence MLKYRLLHPQLLSALGRAGHGSRILIADSNYPVITGAPPAAEHIYLNLAPGLIAATDVLKVLLDAIPIEAAMAMLREDGGEPS